A region from the Acidobacteriota bacterium genome encodes:
- a CDS encoding alpha-mannosidase, whose product MKTASPKKSLAGKALLTGSLIRSLITQTAVLAIFVLASQSGIAQLATTPDRHKDVGDKLQALTLVQLSGCKWHADVTHPEDPALDESSWKPIALGAKFESGVQVVRCWYTTPKNVDGYDIRGASLKVAFELQGDGMTMLSAYSNNANVFRGNSDTLEPILLTTSAQPDQRFLIALRLQVGELPRTLYRSEILIEPPASRPDPGLLRLEVLSLQPILNAYPDPARQQVLDSAVQAIDFSKLNAGDQNGFDASLQAAQARLQELKPWVQQFRIRAVGNSHIDMAWLWPWTETVEIVRNTYRSALDMMQEYPGFKFAGSSARTYEWLEEKYPELFQEIQQRVKEGRWEIVGGMWVEPDLNMPGGESLTRQILIGKQYFKKKFGVDVKIGWNPDSFGYNWQLPQIYKKSGIDYFVTQKLLWAHEFTTFPHKLFWWEAPDGSRLLTYFPHDYGSSMEPIPMAEDVGTWIPSMYPANAKDPVMMYLYGVGDHGGGPTRTMLDQGKRLMNPDVVFPKVEFSTAGAFFDDLDKRNDLKIPVWKNELYFQYHRGVFTTQAETKKHIRHAEETLLDAEKYASLAHLYQRAYPQEEFTAAWKSLLFDQFHDIMPGSGIAVNYLEAKRDLEIVERSGNGILEHSFDEISSRIDTSKAGTPIVVYNSMSWPRTDVIEGEAQLPASSSSIEVVDSTGKAVPSQVLDNKKETHHVRFLFRATVPAVGYATFYVRPTAKAASAGSSLKATSENLENEFVRLKVDPQTGCITSLFDKQSKQETLAPAESDTGGPKNVACGNLLQTFVDKPKEFDAWNIDADFEKQYWSLDKADEVKLAESGPLRAVIRVKHHFQNSSFVQDITMYPGVPRVDVNMQTEWNEKHILLKVAFPVSVHSKTATFEIPFGSIERPTTRNTPEEQAQFEVPGQHWADLSDERHGLSLLNDSKYGYDAKGNVLRLSLLRSPSWPDAHADEGHHEFTYSLYPHGGTWKTAETVRRGYELNYKLRPAQVQSHSGSLPPVHSFIGLSSDNVVLTAMKWAEDDGAVILRFYEWAGKEADVRVQLPPGAMSASETNLIEQSIGNLAVTNGSVTVHTKPYEIKTVAVKFASESRP is encoded by the coding sequence ATGAAAACCGCATCTCCCAAGAAATCCCTTGCTGGCAAAGCACTCTTAACCGGTTCATTGATTCGTTCCTTGATCACGCAGACCGCAGTTCTCGCTATTTTCGTGCTCGCCTCGCAGTCCGGCATAGCCCAACTCGCAACGACTCCGGATCGACATAAAGATGTCGGAGACAAGCTGCAAGCGTTGACGCTCGTCCAATTGTCCGGTTGCAAATGGCATGCGGATGTCACGCACCCGGAGGACCCGGCGCTCGACGAATCCTCTTGGAAGCCGATTGCGTTAGGAGCGAAGTTTGAGAGTGGCGTGCAAGTTGTCCGCTGCTGGTACACCACGCCGAAAAACGTAGACGGATATGACATCCGTGGCGCAAGTCTGAAGGTTGCGTTTGAGTTGCAAGGCGACGGCATGACCATGCTGTCGGCCTATTCCAACAACGCCAACGTATTTCGAGGCAACTCCGATACCCTGGAGCCAATTTTACTCACCACCAGTGCCCAGCCGGATCAGCGTTTCTTGATTGCACTTCGACTCCAGGTCGGCGAACTGCCCCGAACACTCTACAGAAGTGAAATTCTCATCGAACCTCCCGCCAGCCGGCCTGACCCCGGGCTCTTGCGGTTGGAGGTCCTGTCGCTGCAGCCGATCCTGAATGCCTATCCGGATCCAGCACGACAGCAAGTTCTGGACTCGGCGGTGCAGGCCATTGATTTCTCCAAGCTGAACGCCGGCGACCAGAACGGCTTTGACGCATCTTTGCAAGCGGCACAGGCCCGTCTGCAGGAACTGAAACCGTGGGTGCAGCAGTTCCGAATTCGCGCGGTTGGGAATTCGCACATCGACATGGCGTGGTTATGGCCGTGGACGGAGACGGTCGAAATCGTACGCAATACCTATCGCAGCGCGCTCGACATGATGCAGGAGTATCCGGGATTCAAATTCGCCGGATCGTCTGCCCGCACCTATGAGTGGTTGGAAGAAAAGTACCCGGAGTTGTTCCAGGAAATCCAGCAGCGCGTCAAAGAAGGGCGGTGGGAAATTGTCGGGGGTATGTGGGTCGAGCCAGACCTCAATATGCCGGGTGGCGAGTCGCTCACACGCCAGATCCTGATCGGCAAACAATATTTCAAGAAGAAATTCGGAGTCGACGTAAAAATTGGATGGAATCCGGATTCCTTCGGATACAACTGGCAATTGCCGCAGATCTACAAGAAATCCGGCATCGATTATTTCGTCACGCAAAAACTGCTGTGGGCGCACGAATTCACGACTTTTCCACACAAACTGTTCTGGTGGGAAGCTCCCGATGGCAGCCGGCTGCTGACATATTTCCCGCACGACTACGGCAGTTCGATGGAGCCCATCCCGATGGCCGAGGACGTGGGGACGTGGATTCCCTCGATGTATCCCGCGAACGCCAAAGATCCCGTCATGATGTACCTCTATGGCGTGGGCGATCATGGTGGAGGCCCGACTCGCACCATGCTCGACCAGGGCAAGCGCCTGATGAACCCGGATGTCGTATTTCCGAAGGTGGAGTTCAGCACAGCGGGAGCGTTCTTCGATGATTTGGACAAGCGGAATGATTTGAAGATTCCAGTCTGGAAAAACGAACTCTATTTTCAATACCACCGCGGCGTGTTTACGACCCAGGCGGAAACGAAGAAACATATTCGCCATGCCGAGGAAACCTTGCTCGACGCCGAGAAGTACGCGTCGCTGGCACATCTTTACCAGCGCGCGTATCCGCAGGAGGAATTCACCGCAGCTTGGAAGAGCCTGCTCTTCGACCAGTTTCACGACATCATGCCGGGGTCGGGCATTGCGGTGAACTATCTGGAGGCCAAACGCGATCTTGAAATAGTGGAACGCTCGGGCAACGGCATCCTGGAACATTCGTTCGATGAGATTTCCAGCCGCATCGACACGAGCAAGGCCGGAACGCCGATCGTTGTGTACAACTCGATGTCGTGGCCGCGCACAGACGTGATCGAAGGTGAAGCGCAGTTGCCGGCGTCGTCTTCCAGTATCGAAGTTGTCGACTCCACCGGGAAAGCCGTTCCCTCACAGGTACTCGATAACAAGAAAGAGACTCATCACGTTCGTTTCCTGTTTCGCGCCACTGTTCCAGCAGTCGGTTACGCGACCTTCTATGTGCGACCAACCGCCAAAGCGGCGTCCGCAGGTTCCAGTCTTAAGGCAACTTCGGAAAACTTGGAAAATGAATTTGTCCGCCTGAAAGTTGATCCGCAGACGGGCTGCATCACGAGCCTCTTTGACAAGCAGAGCAAGCAGGAAACACTCGCGCCTGCCGAGAGTGACACGGGCGGTCCGAAGAATGTCGCCTGCGGCAACCTCCTCCAGACATTTGTCGACAAGCCGAAGGAGTTCGACGCGTGGAACATCGATGCCGATTTCGAAAAGCAATACTGGAGCCTCGATAAGGCGGATGAAGTAAAGCTGGCGGAATCGGGTCCGCTGCGGGCAGTGATTCGCGTCAAGCATCACTTCCAGAATTCATCCTTCGTGCAGGACATCACGATGTACCCCGGAGTTCCGCGCGTTGATGTGAACATGCAAACCGAGTGGAACGAGAAACACATTCTCCTCAAGGTTGCGTTTCCAGTGAGCGTGCATAGCAAGACGGCGACCTTTGAAATTCCATTTGGATCGATCGAGCGTCCGACGACGCGCAACACTCCAGAAGAACAGGCGCAGTTCGAAGTTCCCGGGCAGCACTGGGCCGACCTCTCCGACGAAAGACACGGGCTGAGTCTGTTGAACGACAGCAAATATGGATACGACGCCAAGGGCAACGTGCTACGCCTGTCACTGCTGCGCTCGCCGTCCTGGCCGGACGCCCATGCCGACGAGGGGCATCATGAGTTCACTTATTCCTTGTATCCGCATGGGGGAACCTGGAAGACGGCGGAGACCGTGCGGCGCGGATACGAACTCAATTACAAGCTGAGGCCGGCGCAAGTGCAGAGCCATAGTGGATCACTGCCTCCGGTGCATTCCTTCATCGGGCTCAGTTCCGATAATGTTGTTCTCACTGCGATGAAGTGGGCCGAGGACGACGGCGCGGTGATCTTGCGGTTTTATGAGTGGGCCGGAAAAGAAGCGGATGTAAGAGTGCAACTGCCGCCCGGAGCGATGAGTGCGTCGGAGACCAATCTGATCGAGCAGTCGATCGGAAACCTCGCCGTCACAAACGGGAGCGTCACGGTGCACACGAAGCCTTACGAGATCAAGACGGTTGCGGTGAAATTTGCTTCTGAGTCGCGACCATAA
- a CDS encoding TonB-dependent receptor, with the protein MKANVQYGKQSAHPASAAITSRLKKFCFSVGILMAVCLSGVSHAKVVAGISGIVTDASGAVVSGATIQVTDTDTGIVSTRQANSDGFYAFVDLQPGHYDIQVQQTGFTTFHQTGMLLDVDSAKVLNIKLVVGQVSEKVEVTTDAVQIDTASTQNGEVISARTITSVPLVTRSYTDLLALQPGVSAISSGLSGGDGGQFSATGFTFTKISGDLNAGNLSVNGQREASNGFLLNGTTVQEFAFSGAGVIPNLDSIAEFRIVTNNFDAEYGNYAGGQVNVITKSGTNRFHGSAFEFLRNRSFDARNFFSSTKDDHKQNEFGVTLGGPILKDKLFFFGDYQGNRVVQGQSGGTGQFTVPTEAERQGDFSALTESLTGTVQGAVWAQDLSDALGYTVTANEPYFTPGCTTATCVFPGAQVPSSAFSVPSKNLLQFIPPGNAGDGLFTPVGLPARLHDNKFSGRTDYNSRLGLLSGYYFFDKYLQSVPNLFLPGFGSDFYGRSQVADIGLSKTLSPTSVNELRFGLTRLRFLIHAPTGGTDVTPKSLGFEEGPDTLGISPSLPQYAHVPNIHLNNGLSFGASGGPLGVTETTFQVMDNFTRVAGKHTVTFGGQFRYNQLTEYNGGSNGDFNFNGNETGVDFADFLIGAPAGYSQGQGFPSYGRSRYFGLFGQDSWRVKPNLTVNYGLRWDVSRPWSEKNGQLETLVPGLDSTRFPGSPTGWVFPGDPGIPSTLAPTRYNNFAPRLGLAYSPSADSGFLQKLTGGPGKTSIRVGYGLFYSTFEGATNFNEIGDAPFGIFYGSPAPPQFVTPFVDRATGFIEGQRFPVALPTTDTPINWANFLPIGTSPAFWHRNVLPYTEEYQLSFERQIGQATLVKASYVGAQGHHLLSSLQANPSDPAICLSVSQDDQVTDGKVCGPGSETGAFHPIGGGEVVARGPFGKDFSSDGYFITSGKSSYNSLQLSVRQRLSRLEFLAGYTYSKSLDNGSGYGEQINFVNPRQRALSAFDARHYFVLSYDYQLPFDRLGGPSRLVKGWHLSGITKFSAGLPVTLVETDDRSLLGTSGAGAIGLPIDTPVYTPGPLHISDVRSGTKPFFDPSLFSLEPLGQLGNASRRFFAGPGLNNWDIALLKDTAITETIKLQFRVELFNAFNHTQFGQPDGNVSDTFTVDPITQAVSGFGTIHSANPPRIMQLSLKVLF; encoded by the coding sequence ATGAAGGCAAACGTTCAGTACGGGAAGCAGAGCGCACATCCAGCATCGGCCGCGATCACATCGCGCCTGAAGAAGTTTTGTTTCTCGGTAGGCATCCTGATGGCGGTCTGCCTGAGCGGCGTGTCGCACGCCAAGGTGGTTGCCGGCATTTCCGGTATCGTCACGGACGCGAGCGGTGCGGTTGTTTCCGGCGCCACCATCCAGGTGACCGACACAGACACCGGAATCGTCAGTACGCGCCAGGCGAACTCGGATGGGTTCTACGCTTTTGTGGACCTCCAACCCGGCCACTACGACATTCAAGTTCAGCAAACGGGATTCACGACCTTTCACCAGACCGGGATGCTTCTCGACGTCGATTCAGCAAAAGTCCTCAACATCAAGTTGGTCGTGGGACAGGTCAGTGAAAAGGTGGAGGTCACCACCGACGCTGTGCAGATTGATACCGCCAGCACGCAGAATGGCGAGGTGATCAGTGCGCGAACGATTACGTCCGTTCCGCTGGTGACGCGCAGCTATACCGACCTTTTGGCTTTGCAGCCCGGAGTGTCCGCAATTTCGTCGGGCCTTTCCGGCGGAGATGGCGGTCAATTTAGCGCTACTGGCTTTACGTTCACGAAGATCTCGGGCGACCTGAATGCCGGTAACTTGTCCGTTAACGGGCAGCGCGAAGCTTCGAATGGTTTTCTCTTGAATGGAACCACCGTGCAGGAGTTTGCCTTTTCCGGAGCCGGCGTAATTCCGAATCTGGACTCCATTGCCGAGTTCCGAATCGTCACCAACAACTTCGACGCCGAGTACGGAAACTACGCCGGCGGCCAAGTCAACGTCATCACGAAATCCGGTACAAACCGGTTTCATGGCAGCGCTTTCGAGTTCCTGCGAAACAGGTCTTTTGATGCCAGGAATTTCTTCTCCTCAACGAAAGACGATCACAAGCAGAACGAATTTGGCGTCACCCTTGGCGGCCCGATCTTGAAGGACAAGCTGTTCTTCTTCGGCGACTATCAGGGCAACCGCGTGGTCCAGGGGCAGAGCGGCGGGACCGGACAGTTCACCGTTCCGACCGAAGCGGAACGGCAGGGCGATTTCTCGGCACTGACCGAATCTTTGACCGGGACAGTGCAAGGAGCGGTTTGGGCGCAAGATCTTTCCGATGCTCTGGGCTACACGGTGACGGCCAATGAGCCGTACTTCACACCGGGATGCACGACGGCGACATGCGTCTTTCCGGGTGCTCAGGTTCCAAGCAGTGCGTTTTCGGTTCCCTCGAAGAATCTTCTGCAATTTATTCCTCCGGGCAACGCGGGAGATGGTCTCTTCACTCCCGTTGGGCTTCCGGCCCGCCTCCACGACAACAAGTTCAGCGGCCGCACGGACTACAACTCGCGCCTTGGTCTTCTGAGTGGATACTACTTCTTCGATAAATACCTTCAGAGTGTCCCAAACCTATTTCTTCCGGGCTTTGGCAGCGATTTCTACGGCCGCTCTCAGGTAGCGGATATTGGACTGTCGAAGACTCTGAGCCCGACGTCGGTCAATGAACTGCGGTTCGGATTGACGCGCCTTCGTTTCCTGATTCATGCACCCACTGGTGGTACGGACGTGACGCCGAAATCTCTGGGTTTTGAAGAAGGCCCCGACACTCTGGGGATTTCGCCTTCGCTGCCCCAGTACGCGCACGTTCCCAACATCCATCTCAACAATGGTCTTTCCTTTGGCGCTTCTGGCGGTCCGCTTGGAGTTACGGAGACCACATTTCAAGTGATGGATAACTTCACGCGGGTGGCTGGAAAGCACACGGTGACGTTCGGCGGGCAATTCCGCTACAACCAGTTGACCGAATACAACGGAGGGTCGAACGGGGACTTCAATTTCAACGGGAACGAAACGGGCGTAGATTTCGCAGATTTTCTGATCGGCGCTCCGGCGGGTTATTCGCAAGGACAGGGATTTCCTTCCTACGGGCGGTCCCGCTATTTCGGTTTGTTCGGCCAGGATAGCTGGCGCGTGAAGCCGAATTTGACCGTCAACTATGGGCTGCGATGGGATGTGAGCCGGCCGTGGTCGGAAAAGAATGGCCAGCTCGAAACCCTCGTGCCCGGGCTGGATTCAACCAGGTTCCCCGGCTCCCCAACGGGATGGGTATTCCCTGGCGACCCTGGGATCCCCAGCACGCTCGCTCCAACTCGCTATAACAATTTTGCTCCCCGCCTCGGACTGGCGTATTCGCCGTCTGCCGACAGCGGGTTCCTGCAAAAATTGACCGGCGGTCCGGGAAAGACCAGCATCCGCGTAGGCTACGGATTGTTCTACAGCACGTTTGAAGGGGCAACCAACTTCAACGAAATCGGCGATGCCCCGTTCGGCATTTTCTATGGGAGTCCTGCTCCGCCGCAATTTGTGACTCCATTCGTGGATCGCGCTACCGGCTTTATCGAAGGTCAGCGTTTTCCCGTCGCGCTTCCGACGACGGATACTCCGATTAATTGGGCTAACTTCTTGCCGATCGGCACTTCTCCCGCCTTCTGGCACAGAAATGTCCTGCCCTATACCGAAGAGTATCAACTGTCGTTCGAGCGGCAAATTGGACAGGCGACTCTCGTCAAGGCGAGTTATGTCGGAGCCCAGGGGCATCATCTGCTGTCGTCGCTTCAGGCCAATCCAAGTGATCCGGCCATTTGCCTGAGCGTTAGCCAGGATGATCAAGTCACCGATGGAAAGGTGTGCGGACCGGGCAGCGAAACAGGTGCGTTCCATCCCATTGGTGGCGGAGAGGTCGTTGCTCGCGGGCCTTTCGGCAAGGACTTCAGCAGCGACGGGTACTTCATCACCAGCGGAAAATCCAGCTACAACTCGTTGCAGCTGAGCGTGCGGCAACGTCTCTCGCGGCTGGAGTTTCTGGCCGGTTACACCTACTCCAAGTCGCTGGACAATGGATCCGGATACGGCGAGCAGATCAACTTTGTGAATCCTCGTCAGCGAGCGCTGTCCGCCTTCGATGCCCGGCACTACTTCGTGCTTAGTTACGACTACCAACTGCCCTTTGATCGGCTGGGTGGTCCTAGTCGGCTGGTGAAGGGATGGCACCTGAGCGGCATCACCAAGTTTTCGGCTGGTCTGCCGGTTACGCTGGTCGAAACCGACGACCGCTCACTGTTGGGCACGAGTGGCGCAGGCGCGATCGGGCTGCCGATCGATACTCCGGTCTACACGCCAGGTCCGCTGCATATCAGCGATGTCCGCTCGGGGACGAAGCCGTTCTTCGACCCTTCGCTGTTTAGCCTTGAACCCCTTGGCCAATTAGGAAACGCCAGTCGCAGATTCTTCGCTGGCCCGGGCTTGAACAACTGGGATATCGCGTTGCTGAAAGACACCGCGATCACGGAGACAATAAAGCTGCAATTCCGGGTGGAGCTCTTTAACGCATTCAACCACACCCAGTTTGGTCAGCCAGACGGGAACGTGAGCGACACATTTACCGTCGATCCCATTACGCAAGCTGTTTCTGGCTTTGGCACGATTCACAGTGCCAATCCACCTCGGATCATGCAGCTCTCGCTCAAGGTGTTGTTCTAG
- the iolB gene encoding 5-deoxy-glucuronate isomerase: protein MPSNQAGELLHLPRQKAEWEWMSFFVRRLLPGDTFQTCTEQEEAAFVLLGGTCLADWGQGMKQLGRRKNVFDGLPYTLYLPAHNQVSFSAETPCEIAICRVPSEARLEPKLVTPSEVVSSLRGGGNVSRQIVDVIPPSFPADKLVVIEVYTPGGNWSSYPPHKHDTHNPPAEVDLDEIYYYRIAHPDGFALQHLYAGTPGAERTVKAEDGDVVLVHSGYHTVVAGPGYDVYYLNFLAGSSRALAVTDDREHAWIRSTWNSTDPRLPLVRE, encoded by the coding sequence CTGCCTTCCAACCAGGCGGGAGAACTGCTCCACCTCCCTCGCCAGAAAGCGGAATGGGAGTGGATGAGCTTTTTTGTCCGCCGCTTGTTACCGGGCGACACGTTTCAAACGTGTACCGAGCAGGAAGAAGCCGCATTTGTTCTTCTTGGAGGCACTTGTCTCGCGGATTGGGGTCAAGGAATGAAACAACTGGGCAGGCGGAAGAACGTATTTGACGGTCTACCCTACACGCTCTACCTGCCCGCACATAACCAGGTCTCGTTCTCGGCGGAAACGCCCTGTGAAATTGCTATTTGCCGTGTTCCCTCTGAAGCCCGGTTGGAACCAAAACTGGTGACGCCAAGTGAAGTCGTCAGCAGCCTGCGCGGCGGCGGAAATGTTTCCCGCCAGATCGTAGACGTGATTCCGCCCTCCTTTCCTGCCGACAAACTCGTTGTGATTGAGGTCTACACGCCGGGTGGCAACTGGTCGAGCTATCCTCCCCACAAACACGACACCCACAATCCACCGGCAGAAGTGGATCTGGACGAAATCTACTATTACCGGATCGCGCATCCAGACGGCTTCGCGCTCCAGCATCTGTATGCTGGAACTCCTGGCGCCGAGCGCACCGTGAAAGCGGAAGATGGCGATGTCGTACTGGTTCACAGCGGTTATCACACTGTGGTCGCAGGCCCGGGATATGACGTCTACTACCTGAATTTCCTGGCTGGATCCTCGCGCGCGCTGGCCGTTACGGATGACCGGGAACATGCATGGATACGTTCCACATGGAATTCGACCGACCCGCGTTTACCGCTCGTGCGCGAGTGA
- the iolD gene encoding 3D-(3,5/4)-trihydroxycyclohexane-1,2-dione acylhydrolase (decyclizing): protein MTRRLTVAQAIIAFLKNQCVERDGQQVRFFEGCFGIFGHGNVAGIGQALEQDSGLPYYLFRNEQSTVHAAAAFAKAAFRMRTMVCTTSIGPGATNMVTGAAAATINRVPVLLLPGDIFARRNVAPVLQQLESPATQDISVNDCFKPVSRYWDRIQRPEQILTSLPEAMRVLTSPAETGAVTICLPQDVQAEAFDFPEELFRKRIWHIPRSRCDRELLGRAAEWIRTAKQPLLIAGGGVLYSEASDALSKFAAATGIAVCETQAGKGSLADSHAQNVGAVGVTGTSAANILAREADLIIGVGTRYSDFTSASKTAFQNPAVRFININVSEFDAHKHAAIALTSDARTTIEELQQVIVGHKVEDRYQARISTLRSDWEKEASRILSIRTPPPIAQAEVIDIINRSTEPSDIMVCAAGSLPGDLHKLWRTRQAGGYHMEYGYSCMGYEIAGGLGIKMAYPQREVYVLVGDGSYLMMAQEIITSVQEGFKLNIVLLDNHGFSSIGGLSRSCGNQGMGTEYRYRRNGKYEGDVLPVDFEANAASLGAWTARARTGEELKAALALGRKQPRTSVVVIETSYDQRVGGHESWWDVPIAEVSEQESVKAARKKYEDARKKERHFL, encoded by the coding sequence ATGACCAGACGCCTCACTGTCGCACAGGCCATCATTGCCTTCCTGAAGAATCAGTGCGTGGAGCGAGACGGCCAGCAGGTTCGCTTCTTTGAGGGTTGCTTCGGGATCTTCGGACACGGCAATGTTGCGGGGATCGGGCAGGCGCTTGAACAGGATTCAGGTCTGCCCTACTATCTGTTCCGCAACGAGCAATCCACGGTGCACGCGGCAGCGGCGTTCGCCAAGGCAGCGTTCCGCATGCGGACCATGGTGTGCACGACTTCCATCGGCCCCGGTGCCACCAACATGGTGACCGGAGCCGCGGCGGCAACGATCAATCGCGTACCCGTTTTATTGTTGCCTGGAGATATCTTCGCCAGGCGCAACGTCGCGCCGGTGCTGCAGCAACTGGAATCCCCTGCCACGCAGGACATCTCGGTCAACGACTGTTTCAAACCTGTGTCGCGGTACTGGGATCGCATCCAGAGGCCCGAGCAGATATTGACTTCCCTACCGGAAGCAATGCGTGTTCTTACATCGCCAGCCGAAACCGGCGCAGTCACCATCTGCCTGCCTCAAGACGTGCAGGCTGAGGCGTTCGATTTTCCTGAGGAATTATTTCGTAAACGTATTTGGCACATCCCCCGCAGCCGGTGCGACCGTGAGCTTCTAGGACGCGCCGCAGAATGGATTCGTACCGCCAAGCAACCACTCCTGATTGCAGGCGGCGGCGTGCTGTATTCGGAAGCCTCCGACGCGCTTTCGAAGTTTGCAGCGGCGACAGGAATTGCGGTGTGTGAAACGCAGGCCGGCAAAGGCTCTCTGGCTGATAGTCATGCTCAGAATGTCGGGGCAGTAGGAGTCACGGGCACTTCTGCTGCAAATATTCTGGCTCGGGAAGCGGATCTAATCATCGGCGTGGGGACTCGCTACAGTGACTTCACGAGCGCTTCCAAAACCGCGTTTCAGAATCCTGCTGTCCGCTTCATCAATATCAATGTTTCGGAATTCGACGCGCATAAACACGCGGCGATCGCTCTCACCAGCGATGCTCGCACCACGATCGAAGAACTGCAGCAGGTGATTGTGGGCCACAAAGTTGAAGATCGCTACCAAGCGCGGATCTCCACGCTGCGCTCAGACTGGGAGAAGGAGGCCAGCCGTATTCTGAGTATTCGAACTCCCCCTCCGATCGCGCAAGCGGAGGTGATCGACATCATCAATCGCTCCACCGAGCCTTCGGACATCATGGTCTGTGCGGCGGGCAGTTTGCCCGGCGATTTACACAAGCTGTGGCGAACGCGTCAAGCAGGCGGCTATCACATGGAGTATGGCTATTCCTGCATGGGATACGAAATCGCCGGCGGACTGGGCATCAAGATGGCGTACCCGCAACGCGAAGTTTATGTGCTGGTGGGCGACGGCTCCTACCTGATGATGGCGCAGGAGATCATCACTTCGGTGCAGGAAGGATTCAAACTCAACATCGTCCTGCTGGATAATCACGGCTTCTCCAGTATCGGAGGGCTGAGCCGAAGCTGCGGCAACCAGGGCATGGGCACGGAATACCGCTATCGACGAAACGGGAAATACGAGGGTGATGTACTCCCGGTAGATTTCGAGGCGAACGCAGCAAGCTTGGGTGCGTGGACTGCTCGCGCCCGTACCGGCGAAGAACTCAAAGCGGCCTTGGCTCTTGGCCGAAAACAGCCGCGTACGTCGGTTGTTGTAATTGAAACATCCTATGACCAGCGGGTTGGGGGGCACGAGTCCTGGTGGGATGTTCCGATCGCGGAAGTCTCCGAGCAGGAGTCCGTCAAAGCTGCCCGAAAGAAATATGAGGACGCGCGCAAAAAGGAACGCCACTTCCTATAG
- a CDS encoding LacI family DNA-binding transcriptional regulator: MAPSKKTAPKNPAKAASISDVARESGVSIFTVSAVVNNKSHVRKILRERVEDAIRKLNYRPNLIARSLIKQKTQTIGMIVPDIANPFFPMVVRGAEDAALKQGYNLLLCNSDDSLAKEESAIELLLSKRVDGILLTKAAGDFSPALRQMIKEVNIPFVLVMRTYPTLTRDAVISDDYRGAYEAVCHLARAGRRRIGLISGPLRISNAKERWRGFRDALEKNQLPFDPALVVEGDYRIESGFRAGHSLLSHRPDGIYVANHLMTIGLLKAADEMGLRCPEDFGLVSFDDYPWLGVFRPRLTTVELPKHQLGSEATELLIQRISGDQSKPVVKKLLPELRIRESCGFAQFVASGQHANLPDSVNTPVVGRK; this comes from the coding sequence ATGGCTCCTTCGAAAAAGACTGCCCCGAAGAACCCTGCCAAAGCCGCTAGCATATCGGATGTTGCGCGCGAGTCTGGTGTATCGATCTTCACCGTGTCGGCGGTCGTCAACAACAAGAGTCATGTTCGGAAGATTCTTCGCGAGCGAGTTGAGGATGCGATACGAAAACTCAACTACCGTCCCAATCTCATTGCGCGCAGCCTGATCAAACAGAAGACGCAGACGATTGGCATGATCGTGCCCGACATCGCGAATCCCTTCTTCCCGATGGTAGTTCGCGGCGCGGAAGACGCAGCCCTCAAGCAGGGCTACAACCTGCTTCTGTGCAACAGTGATGACAGCCTGGCTAAGGAAGAAAGCGCGATCGAATTGCTTCTGTCGAAGCGGGTGGACGGAATCTTACTGACCAAAGCGGCGGGGGATTTTAGTCCGGCTCTGCGGCAGATGATTAAAGAGGTCAACATTCCGTTTGTTCTCGTCATGCGCACTTATCCAACGCTCACCAGGGACGCGGTGATCAGCGATGACTATCGCGGCGCCTACGAAGCGGTGTGTCATCTCGCGCGCGCTGGGCGGCGCCGGATTGGCCTCATCAGCGGTCCTTTGCGAATCAGTAATGCGAAAGAGCGCTGGCGCGGATTTCGAGATGCGTTGGAAAAGAACCAGCTGCCCTTTGATCCTGCATTAGTGGTCGAGGGCGACTATCGCATCGAGTCTGGTTTCCGCGCGGGCCATTCGTTGCTCTCGCACCGTCCGGACGGAATCTATGTCGCCAATCACCTGATGACGATCGGATTGCTGAAAGCAGCAGACGAAATGGGTCTACGGTGTCCAGAAGATTTCGGGCTGGTGAGTTTCGACGACTATCCGTGGCTCGGAGTGTTTCGCCCCCGCTTGACCACGGTGGAGTTGCCGAAACATCAGTTGGGGAGTGAGGCGACGGAACTTTTGATCCAGCGAATCAGCGGCGACCAGAGCAAGCCCGTGGTGAAAAAATTACTGCCCGAACTACGCATACGGGAGTCTTGCGGATTCGCCCAGTTTGTTGCCAGCGGACAACATGCAAACCTTCCCGATTCCGTGAACACTCCGGTCGTGGGACGCAAATAG